The Cucumis melo cultivar AY chromosome 6, USDA_Cmelo_AY_1.0, whole genome shotgun sequence genome includes a region encoding these proteins:
- the LOC103483320 gene encoding lysophospholipid acyltransferase LPEAT2 isoform X2, with amino-acid sequence MTDHDLVSPLLPAQPSDRADVILRIEDDDKDGDGGAPPEQINNQNGNHHDPRLCFTNPYGFIGSNGFSVPETTTVDPFRNNTPCVDGVYEWVKIVVCIPIALARLVLFGLCLLIGYIATKTALHGWKDKENPMPKWRCRLMGVTRLCGRCILFSFGYHWITRKGKPAPREIAPIVVSNHVSYIEPIFYFYELFPTMVAAESHDSIPFVGTIIRAMQRKASCNRFPRVLLFPEGTTTNGRALISFQLGAFLPGYSIQPVVVRYPHVHFDQSWGLVSLPKLMIRMFMQFHNYMEVEYLPIVSPRYNGKESSSDFAKRTSRAMATALNVVQTPHSYGDLMLLTKAAQANQERPSDYMIGMSQMEQVSSLEAVDFLDKFLSMDPDSSGRATYNGFLRALRLEACAVAEEIFSFIDIEKMGTITYKQYLYGSLHVMKLQGFQRSCELIYTECSNEGDKISEQKLEELIRPATPDLNADEAHELLKLFDTDGDGKISKNDLCGCLKRNPLLIALFSRCLLPSL; translated from the exons ATGACGGACCACGACCTCGTCTCGCCGCTGCTCCCGGCCCAACCCTCAGACCGTGCCGACGTAATCCTCAGAATCGAAGACGACGACAAAGACGGCGATGGCGGTGCTCCACCGGAGCAGATCAACAATCAAAACGGCAATCATCACGATCCTCGACTCTGCTTTACCAATCCTTATGGGTTTATTGGTTCCAATGGATTCTCCGTTCCCGAGACGACCACGGTGGATCCATTTCGGAACAACACGCCTTGTGTTGATGGAGTTTATGAGTGGGTTAAGATTGTGGTTTGCATACCTATTGCGCTTGCTCGTCTTGTGTTGTTTGGGCTATGTCTTTTGATTGGATATATTGCTACCAAGACGGCGCTTCATGGGTGGAAGGATAAGGAGAACCCGATGCCTAAATGGAGATGTAGGCTTATGGGAGTTACGAGGCTTTGCGGACGGTgtattctcttttcttttgg ATATCATTGGATAACAAGAAAGGGGAAGCCTGCTCCTAGAGAAATTGCACCAATTGTTGTATCAAATCATGTATCTTATATAGAacctatattttatttttatgaatTATTTCCAACTATGGTCGCAGCTGAGTCCCATGATTCCATACCCTTCGTTGGGACCATCATCAGAGCCATGCAG AGAAAGGCTTCTTGCAATAGATTTCCAAGAGTTCTGTTATTTCCGGAGGGAACCACTACAAATGGAAGGGCTCTTATTTCTTTTCAGCTTGGTGCTTTCCTTCCTGGTTATTCAATCCAACCTGTTGTTGTTCGTTATCCTCATGTACACTTTGACCAATCGTG GGGCCTTGTTTCTTTGCCAAAGCTCATGATTAGAATGTTTATGCAATTTCACAATTACATGGAG GTTGAGTATCTTCCTATTGTTTCACCGCGATATAATGGAAAAGAAAGCTCTTCTGATTTTGCTAAGAGG ACTAGCCGTGCAATGGCCACTGCACTGAATGTTGTCCAAACACCTCATTCGTATGGAGATTTAATGCTTCTGACCAAGGCTGCTCAGGCAAATCAA GAGAGACCCTCTGATTATATGATTGGAATGTCCCAGATGGAACAA GTGAGCAGCCTTGAAGCTGTTGATTTTCTTGATAAGTTTCTATCAATGGATCCTGACTCCAG TGGTCGTgctacatataatggattttTAAGAGCTCTAAGACTCGAGGCTTGTGCGGTTGCTGAAGAG atattttcttttattgatATAGAGAAGATGGGAACAATAACATATAAGCAG TACCTGTACGGTTCTTTGCATGTCATGAAGCTGCAAGGTTTTCAGCGGTCATGTGAGCTGATCTATACTGAATGTAGCAACGAAGGAGATAAAATTTCAGAACAAAAG CTAGAAGAATTGATACGGCCTGCTACACCCGATCTGAATGCCGACGAG GCTCATGAGCTCTTGAAACTATTCGATACTGATGGCGACGGAAAGATTAGCAAGAATGATTTATGTGGCTGCTTAAAAAGGAACCCACTGCTGATTGCACTTTTCTCGCGGTGTTTGCTACCTAGCTTGTAA
- the LOC103483320 gene encoding lysophospholipid acyltransferase LPEAT2 isoform X1 has translation MTDHDLVSPLLPAQPSDRADVILRIEDDDKDGDGGAPPEQINNQNGNHHDPRLCFTNPYGFIGSNGFSVPETTTVDPFRNNTPCVDGVYEWVKIVVCIPIALARLVLFGLCLLIGYIATKTALHGWKDKENPMPKWRCRLMGVTRLCGRCILFSFGYHWITRKGKPAPREIAPIVVSNHVSYIEPIFYFYELFPTMVAAESHDSIPFVGTIIRAMQVIYVDRFSPTSKKHAISEIKRKASCNRFPRVLLFPEGTTTNGRALISFQLGAFLPGYSIQPVVVRYPHVHFDQSWGLVSLPKLMIRMFMQFHNYMEVEYLPIVSPRYNGKESSSDFAKRTSRAMATALNVVQTPHSYGDLMLLTKAAQANQERPSDYMIGMSQMEQVSSLEAVDFLDKFLSMDPDSSGRATYNGFLRALRLEACAVAEEIFSFIDIEKMGTITYKQYLYGSLHVMKLQGFQRSCELIYTECSNEGDKISEQKLEELIRPATPDLNADEAHELLKLFDTDGDGKISKNDLCGCLKRNPLLIALFSRCLLPSL, from the exons ATGACGGACCACGACCTCGTCTCGCCGCTGCTCCCGGCCCAACCCTCAGACCGTGCCGACGTAATCCTCAGAATCGAAGACGACGACAAAGACGGCGATGGCGGTGCTCCACCGGAGCAGATCAACAATCAAAACGGCAATCATCACGATCCTCGACTCTGCTTTACCAATCCTTATGGGTTTATTGGTTCCAATGGATTCTCCGTTCCCGAGACGACCACGGTGGATCCATTTCGGAACAACACGCCTTGTGTTGATGGAGTTTATGAGTGGGTTAAGATTGTGGTTTGCATACCTATTGCGCTTGCTCGTCTTGTGTTGTTTGGGCTATGTCTTTTGATTGGATATATTGCTACCAAGACGGCGCTTCATGGGTGGAAGGATAAGGAGAACCCGATGCCTAAATGGAGATGTAGGCTTATGGGAGTTACGAGGCTTTGCGGACGGTgtattctcttttcttttgg ATATCATTGGATAACAAGAAAGGGGAAGCCTGCTCCTAGAGAAATTGCACCAATTGTTGTATCAAATCATGTATCTTATATAGAacctatattttatttttatgaatTATTTCCAACTATGGTCGCAGCTGAGTCCCATGATTCCATACCCTTCGTTGGGACCATCATCAGAGCCATGCAG GTGATATATGTAGATAGATTTTCACCTACATCGAAGAAGCATGCCATTAGTGAAATAAAG AGAAAGGCTTCTTGCAATAGATTTCCAAGAGTTCTGTTATTTCCGGAGGGAACCACTACAAATGGAAGGGCTCTTATTTCTTTTCAGCTTGGTGCTTTCCTTCCTGGTTATTCAATCCAACCTGTTGTTGTTCGTTATCCTCATGTACACTTTGACCAATCGTG GGGCCTTGTTTCTTTGCCAAAGCTCATGATTAGAATGTTTATGCAATTTCACAATTACATGGAG GTTGAGTATCTTCCTATTGTTTCACCGCGATATAATGGAAAAGAAAGCTCTTCTGATTTTGCTAAGAGG ACTAGCCGTGCAATGGCCACTGCACTGAATGTTGTCCAAACACCTCATTCGTATGGAGATTTAATGCTTCTGACCAAGGCTGCTCAGGCAAATCAA GAGAGACCCTCTGATTATATGATTGGAATGTCCCAGATGGAACAA GTGAGCAGCCTTGAAGCTGTTGATTTTCTTGATAAGTTTCTATCAATGGATCCTGACTCCAG TGGTCGTgctacatataatggattttTAAGAGCTCTAAGACTCGAGGCTTGTGCGGTTGCTGAAGAG atattttcttttattgatATAGAGAAGATGGGAACAATAACATATAAGCAG TACCTGTACGGTTCTTTGCATGTCATGAAGCTGCAAGGTTTTCAGCGGTCATGTGAGCTGATCTATACTGAATGTAGCAACGAAGGAGATAAAATTTCAGAACAAAAG CTAGAAGAATTGATACGGCCTGCTACACCCGATCTGAATGCCGACGAG GCTCATGAGCTCTTGAAACTATTCGATACTGATGGCGACGGAAAGATTAGCAAGAATGATTTATGTGGCTGCTTAAAAAGGAACCCACTGCTGATTGCACTTTTCTCGCGGTGTTTGCTACCTAGCTTGTAA